Proteins found in one Sardina pilchardus chromosome 3, fSarPil1.1, whole genome shotgun sequence genomic segment:
- the nat9 gene encoding N-acetyltransferase 9, which produces MRINENTLLEGKNIVLVPYNSDHVPRYHEWMSSEELQKLTASEPLSLEQEFEMQCSWREDDDKCTFIILDKQKWAEPSVPEEQCMVGDVNIFLTDPDDHSLAEVEVMIAEPGYRGRGLGKEVTQMMLCYAVNRLGVRKFEAKIALKNKVSIALFKKLGFGELSVSEVFGEITLGMNVDEAAHSLLLCNSDFMQEHDYMKARESRH; this is translated from the exons ATGCGGATAAATGAAAACACTTTGCTGGAGGGAAAGAACATTGTTCTGGTACCTTACAACTCAGACCACGTACCTAG GTACCACGAATGGATGAGCTCGGAGGAGCTGCAGAAGTTGACCGCGTCTGAGCCGCTGTCGCTGGAACAGGAGTTTGAGATGCAGTGCAGCTGGAGGGAGGACGATGACA AATGCACCTTCATCATACTGGATAAGCAGAAGTGGGCGGAGCCCTCCGTCCCAGAGGAGCAGTGCATGGTGGGAGACGTCAACATCTTCCTGACGGACCCCGATGACCACTCTCTGGCAGAGGTGGAGGTCATGATTGCAg AGCCTGGCTACAGAGGAAGAGGTCTTGGGAAGGAGGTGACGCAGATGATGTTGTGCTACG CGGTCAACAGACTGGGCGTCAGGAAGTTTGAGGCCAAAATTGCCTTAAAAAACAAAGTGAGCATCGCCTTGTTCAAAAAGCTGGGCTTTGGAGAG CTCTCAGTCAGTGAAGTGTTCGGTGAGATAACCCTGGGCATGAATGTTGATGAGGCAGCACACTCACTGTTGCTATGCAACTCGGACTTCATGCAGGAGCATGACTACATGAAGGCTCGGGAGAGCCGGCACTGA